One genomic window of Acidobacteriota bacterium includes the following:
- a CDS encoding tetratricopeptide repeat protein, whose amino-acid sequence MLRLFSGRRLVVFVLTAVVAVALAAPVFAQTGSVKGKVVDPKGKPVDKAVILIEFTDGITYKVDTKTNNKGEFIQIGLRPGNYKVTASTKELGDQAFNVRVRLGDPSEVNFTLGGTNTAAAAAEAAKNEALKKTFDEGVNLSKAGNFDAAIAKFTEAAALVPKCFDCYYNVGFAFMQKKEYDKAEEAFNKAIEFKADYFEAYNGLATVYNAQKKFDKAGEASQKASELAAAAGPAGGGGSVDAEYNNGVIDWNAGKIPEAQAHFQKVIELKPDHAEAHYQLAMSFLNQGKMPEAIAMFERYLVLAPQGPNAATATGILKTLKK is encoded by the coding sequence ATGCTTCGCCTCTTCTCTGGCCGCCGCTTGGTGGTATTCGTCCTGACGGCGGTTGTGGCCGTTGCGCTGGCAGCCCCTGTATTTGCTCAGACTGGCTCAGTCAAGGGCAAGGTCGTCGATCCAAAGGGTAAACCGGTCGACAAGGCCGTGATCCTGATCGAGTTCACCGACGGCATCACGTACAAGGTCGACACCAAGACCAACAACAAGGGCGAGTTCATCCAGATCGGCCTCCGGCCGGGCAACTACAAGGTGACCGCCTCGACCAAGGAGCTGGGGGACCAGGCGTTCAACGTCCGCGTCCGGCTGGGTGACCCGTCTGAGGTCAACTTCACCCTCGGCGGCACCAACACGGCCGCGGCCGCAGCCGAAGCCGCGAAGAACGAAGCGCTCAAAAAGACATTTGATGAGGGTGTGAACTTGAGCAAGGCGGGGAATTTCGATGCGGCGATCGCGAAATTCACCGAGGCCGCTGCGCTGGTGCCGAAGTGCTTCGACTGCTATTACAACGTCGGCTTCGCGTTCATGCAGAAGAAGGAATACGACAAGGCCGAGGAGGCGTTCAACAAGGCGATCGAGTTCAAGGCGGACTATTTCGAAGCCTACAACGGGCTGGCGACCGTCTACAACGCCCAGAAGAAGTTCGACAAGGCCGGGGAAGCCAGCCAGAAGGCGAGCGAACTGGCGGCGGCTGCGGGGCCAGCTGGAGGCGGAGGCAGTGTCGACGCCGAATACAACAATGGCGTGATCGACTGGAACGCCGGCAAGATTCCGGAGGCCCAGGCGCACTTCCAGAAAGTGATTGAGCTCAAGCCCGACCACGCCGAGGCGCACTATCAACTGGCCATGTCGTTCCTCAACCAGGGGAAGATGCCCGAAGCGATCGCCATGTTTGAGAGGTACCTCGTCCTGGCGCCGCAGGGACCGAACGCGGCGACCGCGACAGGCATCTTGAAGACGCTCAAGAAGTAA
- a CDS encoding type II toxin-antitoxin system VapC family toxin, which produces MTIAIDTSAILAVLLSEPSRAALIAVTDGCSLISAPSLPWEVGNALIAGVRKRRLTEEMVLTAWASYRMISVRLAQLDVAKALELAVALRVYAYDAYMLEAARREGAPLLTLDAALARAARSIGVSVMELPT; this is translated from the coding sequence GTGACCATCGCCATCGACACGTCCGCCATTCTCGCCGTGTTACTCAGTGAACCGTCGCGGGCGGCGCTCATCGCCGTGACCGACGGGTGCTCTCTGATCTCGGCGCCGTCGCTCCCGTGGGAAGTCGGGAACGCCCTAATTGCCGGAGTCCGGAAACGCAGACTTACCGAGGAAATGGTCCTGACGGCTTGGGCAAGTTACCGCATGATTTCGGTGCGCCTGGCACAGCTCGACGTTGCCAAAGCGCTGGAGCTGGCAGTCGCGCTTCGCGTCTACGCCTACGACGCCTACATGTTGGAAGCGGCCCGAAGGGAAGGGGCGCCCTTGCTCACACTCGACGCGGCCCTGGCTCGGGCCGCGCGGTCGATCGGCGTCTCGGTCATGGAGTTACCGACATGA
- a CDS encoding cytochrome ubiquinol oxidase subunit I, producing MDVGLLARLQFALTIGFHYIYPPLSIGLGMMLVVIEAMSLGSKDPLYHQMARFFTRIFGLVFAIGVATGIVMEFEFGTNWAAYSRFVGDVFGSALAAEGLFAFFLESGFLALLLFGWDRIGPRLHLLSTVAVCLGAHFSAIWIIVANSWMQTPAGYHVVADAAGRPRAEITDFWAVVFNPSSVDRLLHTIAAAWATGAFFVLSIAAYYLLKRRHETFARASMRIGLALATVAALASIATGDLSARLVARYQPEKFAAMEGVMKASAPAGLHILGWVDGANQRVVGLEIPGLLSRMIAGDASAAIPGVQSFPLGDLPPLNATFQAFHVMVAIGMTLAALIACGLIYLPKGRLFRTRWLLWSFVGAVVGPQIANQLGWATAEIGRQPWIVYRVMRTIDGLSPVVGSSHVIFSLVLFTLVYTLLFVLFLYLLNEEIQHGPLAEDHPGEERHRA from the coding sequence GTGGACGTCGGTCTTCTTGCTCGCCTCCAGTTTGCGCTGACCATCGGATTCCACTACATCTATCCGCCGCTTTCGATCGGCCTCGGCATGATGCTGGTCGTCATCGAGGCGATGTCGCTCGGCTCGAAGGACCCGCTCTACCACCAGATGGCGCGGTTCTTCACCCGGATCTTCGGCCTGGTCTTCGCCATCGGCGTCGCCACCGGCATCGTCATGGAGTTCGAGTTCGGCACGAACTGGGCCGCGTACTCGCGCTTTGTCGGTGACGTGTTCGGGAGTGCGCTGGCGGCAGAGGGCCTCTTCGCGTTCTTCCTCGAATCCGGATTCCTCGCGCTGCTGTTGTTCGGCTGGGACCGGATCGGGCCGCGCCTGCACCTTCTGTCGACGGTCGCCGTCTGCCTGGGCGCACATTTCAGCGCGATCTGGATCATTGTCGCCAATTCGTGGATGCAGACGCCTGCCGGGTATCACGTGGTCGCGGACGCGGCCGGCCGGCCGCGAGCGGAAATCACCGATTTCTGGGCGGTCGTGTTCAATCCGTCCAGCGTCGATCGCCTGCTGCACACGATCGCCGCCGCGTGGGCGACAGGCGCCTTCTTCGTGCTCTCGATTGCCGCATACTACCTCCTGAAGCGGCGGCACGAGACGTTTGCTCGAGCCTCGATGCGAATCGGCCTCGCGCTCGCGACGGTGGCGGCGCTGGCGTCGATCGCCACCGGGGATCTGTCGGCCCGCCTCGTCGCGCGGTATCAGCCGGAAAAGTTCGCCGCGATGGAAGGCGTGATGAAAGCGTCGGCACCCGCCGGCCTGCACATCCTCGGCTGGGTGGATGGCGCCAACCAGCGCGTGGTGGGTCTGGAGATTCCCGGGTTGTTGAGCCGGATGATCGCGGGAGACGCGTCCGCGGCAATTCCGGGTGTGCAGTCGTTCCCCCTGGGCGATCTCCCGCCGCTCAACGCCACGTTCCAGGCGTTCCACGTGATGGTGGCGATTGGCATGACGCTGGCTGCGCTGATTGCATGCGGACTGATCTATCTGCCGAAGGGCAGGCTGTTCAGAACCCGATGGCTGCTGTGGAGCTTTGTCGGCGCCGTCGTCGGACCGCAGATTGCCAACCAGCTCGGGTGGGCCACCGCTGAAATCGGCCGCCAGCCCTGGATCGTCTACAGGGTGATGCGCACGATCGACGGACTGTCGCCGGTGGTCGGCTCATCGCATGTCATCTTTTCACTCGTGCTGTTTACCCTCGTGTACACGTTGCTCTTTGTGCTGTTCCTGTATCTCCTCAACGAAGAGATCCAGCACGGCCCGCTGGCCGAAGATCATCCGGGCGAAGAGAGGCACCGGGCGTGA
- a CDS encoding YggS family pyridoxal phosphate-dependent enzyme, translating into MQDAIAANLTDIRSRLARAAERAGRRPADVRLVAVSKTFPMSHVLAALAAGQRVFGENRVQEALEKIALSSDTPIEWHLIGHLQSNKARKAASSFACIHSIDSVELLRRVDGAAEEDGHQPELLIQVDLAGEPTKHGTAVDTLRAIFDAAAVCRAVRVTGLMVLPPFMDDPEDARPYFRRLREIRDELAGHGVSPSMLGELSMGMSHDFEIAIEEGATLVRIGTAIFGGRG; encoded by the coding sequence TTGCAGGACGCCATCGCTGCCAACCTTACCGACATTCGAAGCCGGCTGGCCCGCGCCGCGGAGCGGGCCGGCCGACGTCCCGCCGATGTCCGCCTGGTCGCCGTCTCCAAGACCTTTCCGATGTCCCACGTCCTGGCTGCTCTTGCGGCCGGCCAGCGTGTGTTCGGCGAGAATCGAGTCCAGGAAGCCCTGGAGAAGATCGCCCTCTCGTCCGATACACCTATCGAGTGGCATCTGATTGGCCACCTGCAGTCGAACAAGGCCCGGAAAGCGGCGTCCTCGTTCGCGTGCATCCATTCCATTGACAGCGTGGAACTGCTGCGCCGGGTGGATGGAGCCGCCGAGGAGGACGGGCATCAGCCCGAGTTGCTCATCCAGGTCGATCTGGCGGGTGAGCCGACCAAGCACGGCACGGCGGTCGACACGTTGCGCGCCATCTTCGACGCGGCGGCGGTGTGCCGGGCGGTGCGCGTGACCGGGCTCATGGTGCTGCCGCCGTTCATGGACGATCCCGAGGATGCCCGCCCCTACTTCCGGCGGCTCCGCGAGATCCGCGATGAATTGGCGGGCCACGGCGTTTCTCCTTCGATGCTCGGCGAACTGTCGATGGGCATGAGTCACGATTTCGAGATCGCCATCGAGGAAGGCGCGACACTCGTCAGGATTGGCACGGCGATCTTCGGCGGCCGAGGCTAA
- a CDS encoding type II toxin-antitoxin system Phd/YefM family antitoxin, translating into MKVYTYSEARQRFADVLRQAKREGQAQIRRRDGELFLVQPALRGGSPLDVPGVESSLTAPELVDLVRASRRSTGRLLPQAPANTRMQQTRAKRSTSKTVGRVRG; encoded by the coding sequence ATGAAGGTGTACACCTACTCGGAGGCGCGCCAGCGGTTTGCTGATGTATTGCGGCAGGCCAAGCGCGAAGGGCAGGCGCAAATCCGGCGTCGCGACGGTGAACTGTTCCTCGTGCAGCCGGCTCTTCGCGGAGGGTCGCCGCTCGACGTGCCCGGAGTTGAGTCCAGTCTGACCGCCCCGGAACTCGTCGATCTCGTTCGGGCAAGCCGACGATCGACGGGACGGTTGCTGCCACAAGCGCCGGCGAACACACGCATGCAGCAGACGCGCGCGAAGCGCTCCACTTCCAAGACAGTGGGGCGCGTGCGCGGCTGA
- a CDS encoding glycosyltransferase family 2 protein, whose protein sequence is MSPLESLILGLYFFVLVILGVYGWHRYYLVYAYMKNKDKVPGPTPAWDGLLPVVTIQLPLFNEMYVTDRLLQATARIDYPRELMEIQVLDDSTDETTEVAQRAVDRLAAEGFDITLIHRTNRTGFKAGALDAGLKVARGKFVAIFDADFIPSVDFLQKTIPYFQDEKIGLVQARWGHVNADFSLLTKAQAILLDGHFVLEHGGRNRAGHFFNFNGTAGVWRREVIPAAGGWQHDTLTEDLDLSYRAQLLGWKFLFLPDLVAPAEVPVEMNAFKSQQHRWAKGSIQVCLKVLPRILQSDLPFGVKAEAFFHLTANFNYLLMSLLSVLMFPAMVIRYNMGWYEMLLIDVPLFFLATASVANFYVVSQRELYPDWKARLRYIPFLMSIGIGLAVNNTRAVIEAMMGHESAFARTPKYGIERGSDDWGAKKYRQVVAIQPLIETALGLYFTMTVFYALAHGIYGTLPFLVLFQFGFLYMGLMSLVQQFGGSGVVLSTQVARGK, encoded by the coding sequence ATGAGCCCACTTGAATCTCTCATCCTCGGGTTGTACTTCTTTGTCCTCGTCATCCTGGGCGTCTACGGGTGGCACCGCTACTATCTGGTCTACGCCTACATGAAGAACAAGGACAAGGTCCCCGGGCCGACTCCGGCCTGGGACGGTCTTCTGCCCGTGGTCACGATTCAGCTGCCGCTCTTCAACGAGATGTATGTGACCGATCGCCTGCTCCAGGCGACCGCGCGAATCGACTACCCGCGCGAGTTGATGGAGATCCAGGTGCTCGACGACTCGACCGACGAGACAACCGAGGTGGCCCAGCGCGCCGTGGATCGGCTGGCGGCCGAAGGGTTCGACATCACGCTCATCCATCGCACCAACCGGACCGGGTTCAAAGCGGGCGCCCTCGATGCCGGCTTGAAGGTGGCGCGCGGCAAGTTCGTGGCCATCTTCGATGCGGACTTCATTCCGAGCGTCGACTTCCTGCAGAAGACGATCCCGTACTTCCAGGACGAGAAGATCGGCCTGGTGCAGGCCCGCTGGGGCCATGTCAACGCCGATTTCTCGCTGCTGACCAAGGCCCAGGCCATCCTGCTCGACGGCCACTTCGTCCTGGAACACGGCGGGCGCAACCGCGCGGGGCACTTCTTCAACTTCAACGGCACGGCCGGCGTGTGGCGCCGCGAGGTCATTCCCGCGGCCGGCGGCTGGCAGCACGACACGCTCACCGAGGATCTCGACCTGAGCTATCGGGCACAGCTGCTGGGCTGGAAGTTCCTCTTCCTGCCCGACCTGGTCGCGCCTGCTGAGGTGCCGGTCGAAATGAACGCCTTCAAGTCGCAGCAGCACCGCTGGGCGAAAGGCTCGATTCAGGTGTGCCTGAAGGTGCTCCCGCGCATCCTCCAGTCGGATCTGCCGTTTGGGGTGAAGGCGGAGGCGTTCTTCCACCTCACGGCGAATTTCAACTACCTGCTCATGTCGCTCCTCTCGGTCCTCATGTTCCCGGCGATGGTGATTCGCTACAACATGGGCTGGTACGAGATGCTGCTGATCGACGTGCCGCTGTTCTTCCTGGCCACCGCGTCGGTGGCGAACTTCTACGTCGTATCGCAGCGTGAGCTGTATCCCGACTGGAAGGCGCGGTTGCGGTACATTCCGTTCCTGATGTCGATTGGCATCGGCCTCGCCGTCAACAACACCCGGGCGGTGATCGAGGCGATGATGGGCCACGAGTCGGCCTTCGCGCGCACCCCCAAGTACGGCATCGAACGCGGGTCCGACGACTGGGGCGCCAAGAAGTACCGCCAGGTGGTGGCCATCCAGCCGCTCATCGAAACGGCGCTGGGGCTCTACTTCACGATGACGGTGTTCTACGCGCTGGCCCACGGCATCTACGGCACGCTGCCGTTCCTGGTGCTGTTCCAGTTCGGGTTCCTCTACATGGGGCTCATGTCGCTCGTCCAGCAATTCGGCGGCAGCGGCGTCGTGCTGAGCACACAAGTCGCCCGCGGCAAGTAG
- the lepB gene encoding signal peptidase I: MPEFRKSVAREYFESIVIAVILALFIRTFVVQAFKIPTGSMEPNLLVGDHLLVNKFVFSPTDSAVERGLLPTRAVRRGDIVVFKFPTDPERDFIKRVIGLPGETVELKNHQIHINGRPLDEPYAHYLPRSDGGTLVEVTSDERREQYGPEIVPSGMLFVMGDNRDNSEDSRYWGFLPRDNIKGQALMIYWSYDPDAGGLFSLLTSTRWGRLLHQIH; encoded by the coding sequence GTGCCCGAGTTCAGGAAGTCCGTGGCGCGCGAGTACTTCGAGTCGATTGTCATCGCCGTCATCCTGGCGCTGTTCATCCGGACGTTTGTCGTTCAGGCGTTCAAGATTCCGACCGGATCGATGGAGCCCAACCTGCTGGTCGGCGATCACCTGCTGGTCAACAAGTTCGTCTTTTCGCCGACGGATTCGGCGGTCGAACGGGGACTGCTGCCCACCCGGGCGGTCCGGCGCGGCGATATTGTGGTGTTCAAGTTTCCGACCGATCCTGAGCGCGACTTTATCAAGCGCGTCATCGGCCTGCCCGGGGAGACGGTCGAGTTGAAGAACCACCAAATCCACATCAACGGGCGGCCGCTCGATGAACCGTATGCCCACTATCTTCCGCGCTCGGATGGCGGAACGCTGGTCGAGGTGACCTCAGACGAAAGGCGCGAGCAGTACGGCCCGGAGATCGTGCCGTCGGGTATGCTGTTCGTGATGGGCGATAACCGCGACAATTCGGAGGACTCGCGCTACTGGGGGTTCCTGCCCCGCGATAACATCAAGGGACAGGCGCTGATGATTTACTGGTCGTACGACCCCGATGCCGGCGGGCTGTTCAGCCTCCTGACCAGCACACGCTGGGGTCGTCTGTTGCATCAGATCCACTAG
- the lepA gene encoding translation elongation factor 4, producing MDQQYIRNFAIIAHIDHGKSTLADRFLELTGALQPREMIEAQVLDSMDLERERGITIKAHPVRLTYAADNGRQYVLNMIDTPGHVDFSYEVTRSLAASEGAVLIVDASQGVEAQTLANAYLAVDNNLEIIPVINKIDLPSAQPEESRRQLAEIIGLDPSHAILASAKSGIGVHDVLEAIVERLPPPEGDPAAPLKALIFDSWYDPYRGVVIVLRVLDGVIRPHMKIRLMAEGQEYEVEQVGAFTPKPVEMDELGVGEVGFIAAGIKKVSDARLGDTVTEVSRPAVQPFPGFRELKPMVFAGLYPVEGHEYPQLRDALEKLRLNDASFFYEPESSAALGFGFRCGFLGLLHMDIVQERLEREFDQDLVTTAPSVLYRVTTTDGEVHDIDSPAKLPDVGRIQKFEEPVITAMILTPAEHVGGILNLCQEKRGVQKTLEYLATARVLITYEMPFNEVVLDFYDRLKTISRGYASLDYHVSGYWESPLVKLDILVNGDPVDALSTIVHRDASYQRGRALAQKMRELIPRQMFEVAIQAAIGGRIVARESVKAMRKNVLAKCYGGDISRKRKLLEKQKEGKKRMKRVGRVEIPQEAFLAVLKMGTEE from the coding sequence ATGGACCAGCAGTACATCAGGAACTTCGCGATCATCGCGCACATCGACCACGGCAAGTCGACGCTGGCGGACCGATTTCTCGAACTGACCGGCGCGCTGCAGCCGCGCGAGATGATCGAGGCGCAGGTGCTCGACTCGATGGATCTCGAGCGCGAGCGCGGCATCACGATCAAGGCGCATCCGGTCCGGCTGACCTACGCCGCGGACAACGGCCGGCAGTACGTGCTCAACATGATCGACACGCCCGGGCACGTCGACTTCTCCTACGAGGTCACCCGGTCGCTCGCCGCCTCCGAAGGCGCAGTGCTGATTGTCGACGCCTCGCAGGGCGTCGAGGCGCAGACGCTCGCCAACGCGTATCTCGCCGTTGACAACAACCTCGAGATCATTCCCGTCATCAACAAGATCGACTTGCCCAGCGCGCAGCCCGAGGAATCGCGCCGGCAGCTGGCCGAGATCATCGGCCTCGATCCCTCTCACGCCATCCTCGCGAGCGCGAAATCCGGCATCGGCGTGCACGACGTGCTCGAAGCGATTGTCGAACGCCTCCCGCCGCCGGAAGGCGATCCGGCCGCGCCGCTCAAGGCCCTCATCTTCGATTCCTGGTACGACCCGTACCGCGGCGTCGTCATCGTCCTTCGGGTGCTCGACGGCGTCATCCGGCCGCACATGAAGATCCGTCTGATGGCCGAGGGGCAGGAGTACGAAGTCGAGCAGGTCGGCGCGTTCACTCCCAAGCCCGTCGAGATGGATGAGCTCGGCGTCGGGGAAGTCGGGTTCATCGCCGCGGGGATCAAGAAGGTGAGCGACGCCCGGCTTGGCGACACCGTCACGGAGGTGTCCCGCCCGGCCGTGCAGCCGTTCCCAGGCTTCCGCGAATTGAAGCCGATGGTGTTCGCCGGGCTGTATCCGGTGGAGGGGCACGAGTACCCGCAACTGCGGGATGCCCTGGAGAAGCTGCGCCTCAACGACGCATCGTTCTTCTACGAGCCGGAGAGTTCGGCGGCGCTTGGTTTCGGGTTCCGGTGCGGCTTCCTGGGCCTCCTGCACATGGATATCGTGCAGGAGAGGCTCGAGCGCGAATTCGACCAGGATCTGGTGACCACGGCCCCGAGCGTCCTGTACCGCGTGACGACGACCGATGGCGAGGTGCACGACATCGACAGCCCGGCCAAGCTGCCAGATGTCGGGAGAATCCAGAAGTTCGAAGAGCCCGTCATCACCGCGATGATCCTGACCCCGGCCGAGCACGTCGGCGGCATCCTGAACCTGTGTCAGGAGAAGCGTGGTGTGCAGAAGACGCTCGAGTACCTGGCCACCGCACGCGTCCTGATCACCTACGAGATGCCGTTCAACGAGGTGGTGCTCGATTTCTACGATCGGCTCAAGACAATCTCGCGCGGCTATGCGTCACTCGATTATCATGTGAGCGGATACTGGGAATCGCCGCTGGTCAAGCTCGACATCCTGGTCAACGGCGACCCGGTCGATGCCCTGTCGACCATCGTGCATCGGGATGCCTCGTACCAGCGCGGGCGGGCGCTGGCACAGAAGATGCGAGAACTGATCCCGCGGCAGATGTTCGAGGTGGCCATCCAGGCGGCCATCGGCGGCCGGATTGTGGCCCGCGAGTCCGTGAAGGCCATGCGGAAGAACGTGCTCGCGAAGTGCTACGGCGGCGACATCTCCCGCAAGCGCAAACTGCTCGAGAAGCAGAAGGAAGGCAAGAAGCGCATGAAGCGCGTCGGCCGCGTGGAGATTCCCCAGGAGGCGTTTCTCGCCGTGCTCAAGATGGGAACGGAGGAGTAG
- the cydB gene encoding cytochrome d ubiquinol oxidase subunit II, which produces MSLDLNTAWYLLVGALLAGYAVLDGFDLGVGALHLFARTDVQRRTFLNAIGPVWDGNEVWLVTGGGALFAAFPIVYATVFSGFYVAMMLLLVGLIFRAVAIEFRSKQPGAGWRRAWDGSFAIASVASSLLMGVAFGNIIWGIPIDAAGEFAGSFLSLLTPYALLTGVTTVALFTMHGAIYLLLKTEGDTQEMVKGWASNTIVFFLVCYATTTMATLIYRPEMTAAIKARPVLFALPVLTMLAIANVPRAIRHTRHREAFVSSSCAVLGLFALVGVGMYPTLVNAWEPARQLTIYNAASSPKTLWIMLIMAAVGMPLVLTYTVSVYWIFRGKVKLESTSY; this is translated from the coding sequence ATGAGCCTTGATCTGAACACCGCGTGGTACCTGCTGGTCGGCGCTCTGCTGGCCGGCTACGCCGTACTCGACGGATTCGACCTCGGCGTCGGTGCGCTGCACCTGTTCGCCAGGACGGACGTGCAGCGCAGGACGTTCCTCAACGCGATTGGCCCCGTATGGGACGGCAATGAAGTGTGGCTCGTTACCGGCGGGGGAGCGCTGTTTGCCGCATTCCCGATTGTCTACGCCACGGTGTTTTCCGGCTTCTACGTGGCGATGATGCTGCTGCTGGTCGGGCTCATCTTCCGGGCCGTCGCGATCGAGTTCCGCAGCAAGCAACCCGGCGCGGGGTGGCGGCGGGCGTGGGATGGCAGTTTCGCCATCGCGTCGGTCGCGTCCAGCCTGCTGATGGGCGTGGCGTTCGGCAACATCATCTGGGGCATTCCCATCGACGCGGCCGGCGAGTTCGCGGGGTCGTTCCTGTCACTCCTCACACCGTATGCGCTGCTCACCGGCGTCACGACCGTCGCCCTGTTCACGATGCACGGCGCGATCTATCTCCTGCTGAAGACCGAGGGCGACACCCAGGAGATGGTGAAGGGGTGGGCCAGCAACACGATCGTCTTCTTTCTGGTGTGCTATGCGACCACCACAATGGCGACGTTGATCTACCGGCCGGAGATGACGGCCGCGATCAAGGCCCGGCCGGTGCTGTTCGCGCTGCCGGTGCTGACCATGCTGGCGATTGCGAACGTGCCCCGTGCCATCCGTCACACCCGTCATCGGGAGGCGTTTGTGTCGTCTTCGTGCGCCGTGCTGGGGTTGTTCGCGCTGGTCGGAGTCGGGATGTACCCGACCCTCGTCAACGCGTGGGAACCGGCCAGGCAACTGACGATTTACAACGCGGCATCCTCCCCGAAGACGCTGTGGATCATGCTGATCATGGCTGCCGTCGGGATGCCGCTCGTGCTGACCTACACCGTCAGCGTCTACTGGATCTTCCGCGGGAAGGTCAAGCTGGAGTCGACGTCGTATTAG
- a CDS encoding DivIVA domain-containing protein, whose protein sequence is MNVTPLDLRQQQFRSSMRGYDRDEVKAFLAEVAADYEAALMEVDKMRQEVARLEGLVNVNREHEHNLRNTLLTAQRLADEVKDAANHQAAVIVSEAEGRADLILEKAQARVDDVHREIDGLRMKRREVETSVESLIASLTNTLDFIHDQDRRDHDDKIAIHRPRQADGREGVSIWGQDRQERSQQRGEREDLPRTVTSPAERQA, encoded by the coding sequence ATGAACGTGACTCCACTTGACTTGCGGCAGCAGCAGTTTCGCTCTTCCATGCGCGGGTACGACCGAGACGAGGTCAAGGCGTTTCTCGCGGAAGTCGCCGCCGACTACGAGGCGGCTCTGATGGAAGTCGACAAGATGCGGCAGGAGGTGGCGCGGCTCGAGGGCCTCGTCAACGTGAACCGCGAGCACGAGCACAATCTCCGCAACACGCTGCTCACCGCCCAGCGGCTCGCCGACGAAGTGAAGGACGCGGCCAATCATCAGGCCGCCGTCATCGTGAGCGAGGCCGAGGGGCGCGCCGACCTGATCCTGGAAAAAGCGCAGGCCAGGGTTGACGATGTGCACCGCGAGATCGACGGGCTGCGGATGAAGCGTCGCGAAGTCGAAACGTCGGTCGAGTCGCTGATTGCGTCCCTCACCAATACGCTCGACTTCATCCACGATCAGGACCGGCGCGACCACGACGACAAGATCGCGATTCATCGTCCCCGCCAGGCTGACGGCCGCGAGGGCGTGTCGATCTGGGGTCAGGATCGCCAGGAGCGCAGCCAGCAGCGCGGCGAGCGTGAAGATCTGCCGCGCACTGTGACATCGCCGGCCGAGCGCCAGGCGTAG
- the hutI gene encoding imidazolonepropionase, giving the protein MGTIIIRNAKTIITCAGTAPRCGPDQGDIRAVAGGAVVATDGRIAFVGTTAECDERYAAGEGFDVIDAAGCTVLPGFVDPHTHVVFGGDRRDELRRRLAGATYAEIAASGGGILSTVRATRAASEEDLVAATTERLDQMLRCGTTTCEAKSGYGLETDAELKMLRAIRRLDQQHPIDLVATFMGAHEIPIEHRANRRFYIDQLVRQMIPAAAREGMAEWCDVFCEAGVYTPEESTEILLAGKRHGLKARIHADELEESGGSLVAAAVGARSADHLLYVSPRGIHAMKQAGVVATLLPIAAFYLKLGRYAPARELIEAGVPVALATDLNPGGGFSPSMPFAMSLACFSMRMTLEEALVASTINAAYAIDRHDRIGSLEVGKQADMVIVNGEAVDLVKVGVPAIRMVIKKGEVV; this is encoded by the coding sequence GTGGGCACAATCATCATCCGAAACGCCAAGACGATCATCACGTGTGCGGGGACCGCACCCAGGTGCGGTCCCGATCAGGGTGATATCCGCGCTGTCGCAGGCGGTGCAGTCGTTGCCACCGACGGCCGCATTGCCTTTGTCGGGACAACCGCGGAATGTGACGAGCGCTACGCTGCCGGCGAGGGCTTCGACGTCATCGACGCGGCGGGATGCACGGTCCTCCCGGGCTTCGTCGATCCCCATACGCATGTCGTGTTCGGCGGTGATCGCCGTGACGAACTGCGCCGGCGGCTGGCGGGCGCCACCTATGCCGAGATCGCCGCCTCGGGTGGTGGGATCCTGTCGACAGTCCGAGCCACGCGGGCCGCCTCCGAGGAGGACCTCGTCGCCGCAACCACGGAGCGCCTGGATCAGATGCTCCGATGCGGCACGACGACGTGCGAGGCCAAGAGCGGGTACGGGCTGGAAACCGACGCCGAACTGAAGATGCTGCGCGCCATCAGGCGCCTCGACCAGCAGCACCCCATCGATCTGGTTGCCACGTTCATGGGGGCGCACGAAATCCCCATCGAACACCGCGCGAACCGCCGCTTCTACATCGATCAACTGGTTCGGCAGATGATTCCCGCGGCGGCACGCGAGGGGATGGCCGAGTGGTGCGACGTGTTCTGCGAGGCTGGCGTCTACACGCCCGAGGAGTCGACGGAGATTCTTCTGGCCGGAAAGCGCCACGGGTTGAAGGCGCGCATTCATGCTGACGAACTGGAAGAAAGCGGCGGATCACTGGTGGCCGCGGCCGTCGGCGCCCGATCGGCCGACCACCTGCTCTACGTCTCGCCGCGCGGAATCCACGCGATGAAGCAGGCAGGCGTGGTGGCCACGCTGCTGCCCATCGCGGCGTTCTACCTGAAGCTTGGACGGTACGCGCCGGCACGGGAACTGATCGAGGCTGGAGTCCCGGTGGCGCTGGCCACCGATCTGAACCCGGGCGGCGGCTTTTCGCCCTCGATGCCCTTCGCGATGTCGCTCGCGTGCTTCTCGATGCGGATGACGCTCGAAGAGGCGCTGGTCGCCTCGACCATCAACGCGGCCTACGCCATCGATCGGCACGATCGGATCGGCAGTCTCGAAGTCGGCAAGCAGGCCGACATGGTGATCGTCAACGGCGAGGCGGTCGATCTGGTGAAGGTGGGCGTTCCGGCGATCCGGATGGTGATCAAGAAGGGCGAGGTTGTCTAA